Part of the Lotus japonicus ecotype B-129 chromosome 6, LjGifu_v1.2 genome, TGGCCATAGTGTGCAAGTAGAAAACTATTTAAATGATATCTAAATTTTTGCTTGCATATACTTATTTGATAAGAGACATTTAGTATCAGCATTTGTATTCCCTGATTATCTGTTTATCCAATGGTGTAGAGCAAGGTTTTGGTATTCAATAATGTTAAACTTAGAGAAACACAGAccagcgagagagagagagagagagccttGGATGCTTTTGGAATAGGTAAATGGGAAGGTTTAACAGATAAAAGAATGAATGggaaaatttaaatttgatgtGTATATATTTGACACAAATTTAATAGACGAGACAGGGTGCTTTACAAAAGAGACATAGCAACTTGATTTTGTCTTGTTTTCCTTGCTGTCTTGTTTCTTATGAGCTATAGAATAGACCAGAAGCGCCTTACCAAAGTCTCTGATGATGGTAAATGGGAGATCCATATGTTGATATGATCATTTGTATGAACAATGGAAGTTGAAGCCTTGCAAATAAAGTGATCGGAACACAAGCCAGAAGAACAATAGGAATTGGCACCCATTTTAGTCTCTCCTGGAGCAACAAAGACAGGGCTGCACTAAATGCTATCATTGTGGTCACTATGGCAAAGAACAGAGATGCCAAACCAATTATCAATCTATGGGGTAATGCGTTAAGAAAATCCTCCTCCGCATAGGGCGCATTCAGGATTGCTAAAAACATCAGAAGAGAAGCCATTGAGGAACACAAAGCTAATGCATCCGACACAATAAACACTAAAAATGTGTTATGTGGCAAGAATATTGGGAATCCTTTGTCCTGTTGGTTGCCTCCAGGTACTGTGATAGCAGCAGCAAAAGCCACTGTAGCAATAAGAGTTGCCACTATCATGCAAGAGTTTGATGTGTCCTTCATCCAATTCTTCCCTTCTTCAAGCAATGCTTTGTGCTCTTCCCTGAACAATTGCCAAGCTGTTTTACCATCTTGGTCTTTTACTTCTTTATGGAGAGGGTGATCCCATTTCTCTACTTCCTGTTGGACATCATCCCATCCTATCAACATCTTTTCCGAATTGTACTTCACaattagcatgtttggaaactcgtTCTAAAACCATGGTGAAACCAAAATCTTGGTGGGCAGAAACAACTTCTCTTAGTTTTTGCTTCTGTCCTCCATGATTTTATCTTCACTTTGGTTTTGGAACGAGTTTCCAAACCTGCACTAAGAAGGCGATTGTGAGATTGAACAAACCTTGAACCACTGTAACTCTCTCTGCATTTGAAATGCTGCACCAGAAATTGATGCTAGTTTAGGAGAAGTAAACCTTGCTGCCAGATGTGATGTGGTGTTCTGTGATTCATCTAAAGCTAAGACTAAAAACTTGCAAATGATTGGCATCTTGCACAGAAAACTGAAAACTTTTTCTTGCCGGTTCTTGATGGCTATTTGAGCTATGTACCCTTCATTTGGCATGTGAGTCCAAACTAAATCAGGAAAAAATTGGCAACAAATCCTTAAGATTTCAACTATGCCAGATGATGCGGCATTGAAGATAATGCCTGCACTCACAAAAGTCTGCCAGAATTGAGAGTCGTTCATGGCTGAAACTTGTGAGCAAACAAATTCTACCAATCTCACAGCAGATTCTTGTCTTAACTTTGCATCTCGAACTAGCTTTATACCAGGAACTGCAAATAAGGTTACTTATTTTTGAAGAGAAACAGAAACTAAGAGAAAAAGCATGTTAGGGAGTTAGAGGTTAGATGTACAACATACCAAGATTTTGAAGTGCATTGCATATTGTACTTCCAAAATGAGAATGGGTATGGCTTGATTTTTGCCCATAAGAATCTTTTAAATCTCCTCTCAACTGATTGGGTGGTAAGTAATCAAGTTCCACGGGAACAACTTACATAGTTGAAGAAGAGGAAATGTCAAAATTTCAACATGGTGGAAGAGGATTACAATCAAGGATGGTAGGAGAAAAGAATCACGCCTATAGAAAAAGGTACTTACAATGGTAAAGGCATTTCCCCCAAAACCTAAGCTTATTTCCACCTTGGAAATGCGAGGGCAGTTTCGACAATACATTGAGCACTGTGCTTCCATTTGAATCAGAAATAGTGGCCAAGTTAGGGTACTGCTGAAGAAGATACATGGTGATATCTGTACATAGGATGATGGGAGagccccccaaaaagaaagaagTTATAAAAGGATATATTGAAGGGGTAGAAACATGGTTATTAGCTTGTTCTAAGTGCTAAGTTATTCAGCATTTGCTGGATGTTTGGAAACTCGTTCGGAAACCacagtgaaacaaaaaatcatcaTGGTGGACAGAAATAAGTAACTTTACTTATCTTTTGCTTCTGTCCACCATTTAGCTTCACCGTGATTTTCGAACGAGTTTCTAAACACGCACTTGCATAGTTGCATATACTATTCAGCAAAGCATTTGGATTACCATGCAATCCGGCAGCAGTAAGCAAAGCCACAAGCAGACCAGCAGAAGGACCAGAGAATGGAGAACCAGGTCTCTCATCTGTAGTGTTCAAGACAAGATACCACACCATCTCCTTACATCTGGTAGAGGTAATACTATAGATGAGTGGTGTGGAACCTCTGAAATCTATAATTTGTGTCAGAGAAGGATTTTTAGCCACCAATGCTTTGGCTGCCATTATGCTTTCACCCATTGCAACATAGTGTAGGCAAGTACAACCCATCAAGTCAAGTTCTCCAAGTAAATGTGCCGGCACATGTTGCACCAGCTTCTCAACAAGCCGCCACTGACCTCCGAGCGCCGCAACATGAAGTGCAGTCCTGCCAATCATGGTAATCTTTGCTGTCAATGCACTTGGATCTCTATCAAGGAAAGCCTTTGTAGATTTCCAATCGCCTTTTAGTATTGCTATGTGCAGGGGTTGGTAGTAACTGTGGTTGAATCCCCTAGCTTTTGCCAATGGTTAGTAACAACATTAGTTGTATGGAAATGGGAAATTGTAATATGGAAAAGACAACATTTCTTTGCAAAACAGCACTTAGTAAAAATGTCTCATGTGATCTCAATCTGAATCAAGTATGTACATTTGAATATGTCATAATCTATAGCAAACTTAAATCAAGAAGTGCTAAGCTTTacacaaaaataaaagagattAGACTTTAAATTCTCTTGCTAAGCTTTGCAATGGACTGATTCCACAACTCGAAGCTGTGACCGCAAAGTCACAAAATTTTGAAGCCTACTGCCTACTATCCCAATCTAGAAATCATTTTATTTCTACGAATCCCATGGTTTGTTTCAGAATCCctttttcttaagaaaaacaAGAATCATAGAGCACAATCCTATATATACTGAAGCAGATGATGCTTTTTTCTTTGTAATAATGGATAGGAAATGACATACCAAACTCAGTAATAGCAGCCTTGACATCATCGTCAGGCATCAGTGAACTTGATTCTTTTAGTAACATTTGTTCTGCAAATTTGAAAGCTTCAATGGATAATCAACCACTGCAGAAGATGAAGGAAAACATGCAAAAACACTCATTCAGCTGTTCCAGTTATAAGAGCTGGACATGTATATGCTTTGCTTTCCGTGTTCACAACGCAAAGTTGAAACTCTTCTTTCCTTTGATGGAAAGAACATAAGAACAAGCTGAGGAGGATGAGTAATACTTCAAACGGAAAGAACACTAcatttttgcattttttttctcttttcttttcttacatTTTTGTGTGTATTGTTATTTGTGCAGTATTAACTTAAATATtcctttttttgcttttttaaaGACATGGGGAGCACAGTGCTGATTCTCGTTTCCACTATTGCTGAACTTTTCATTCCCTTTCACTGGTGAGAATAATGCACTTGCCTAGAAAAAAGTAAAAGCAATGCATCTCATGTTACCCTTCCTCATTAAGTTTCTAATTTGGCTTTTATGTTTATTAACCCTCAGAACACCTCTATTTCAATATAATTACTTGTCATGTTATTTAATAGcatagaaatttaattttactcACGAGAATCAGTTCAGTTGGCAACGCAAGCTGAGTACACCCATGGGGAGGGATGAAGAGCTTTAACTGTGGCTAAATTTTGAATCCGAAATAATCGGCATAAACAGTGACCGGATAGAAATTTGATTTTGTTGACACATATAGAAGACCTTAATTGAGTTTGCAGAAATTCTATTCAAGTTGTTTCCTTGCATCTTTCTTCTTTGAACCTCCTTCCTCCTTCTCACTGTTATTGCATGCCCCTCTTACATTCTTCATTTTATTCAACCCCATTTCCTCATTTTAGACCATGTAACATGTATCATCCTGCAAATGACATTTCTACAATAAAATTATCTTGGTTTTGGAAGCTAAAATCTGATTCAATGGATAATCATGAGCAGCTGCAGAAGATGAAGGAAAATATACACAAGAACACTCATTAAACTCTTCAAGATATAGGAGCTGGAGATGCTTTCTTTGTAGGCTATGCAAAATTACTTGAAATCCTAATTTTGAACTGCAATATTTTGTATATCTCCATATCTATCCTATGCTTTACcagaaagaaaataagaagcTGAAGATGACAAATTATATTTCAATTGG contains:
- the LOC130724154 gene encoding uncharacterized protein LOC130724154, whose protein sequence is MLLKESSSLMPDDDVKAAITEFARGFNHSYYQPLHIAILKGDWKSTKAFLDRDPSALTAKITMIGRTALHVAALGGQWRLVEKLVQHVPAHLLGELDLMGCTCLHYVAMGESIMAAKALVAKNPSLTQIIDFRGSTPLIYSITSTRCKEMVWYLVLNTTDERPGSPFSGPSAGLLVALLTAAGLHDITMYLLQQYPNLATISDSNGSTVLNVLSKLPSHFQGGNKLRFWGKCLYHFVPVELDYLPPNQLRGDLKDSYGQKSSHTHSHFGSTICNALQNLVPGIKLVRDAKLRQESAVRLVEFVCSQVSAMNDSQFWQTFVSAGIIFNAASSGIVEILRICCQFFPDLVWTHMPNEGYIAQIAIKNRQEKVFSFLCKMPIICKFLVLALDESQNTTSHLAARFTSPKLASISGAAFQMQRELQWFKEVEKWDHPLHKEVKDQDGKTAWQLFREEHKALLEEGKNWMKDTSNSCMIVATLIATVAFAAAITVPGGNQQDKGFPIFLPHNTFLVFIVSDALALCSSMASLLMFLAILNAPYAEEDFLNALPHRLIIGLASLFFAIVTTMIAFSAALSLLLQERLKWVPIPIVLLACVPITLFARLQLPLFIQMIISTYGSPIYHHQRLW